One window from the genome of Sesamum indicum cultivar Zhongzhi No. 13 linkage group LG15, S_indicum_v1.0, whole genome shotgun sequence encodes:
- the LOC105178350 gene encoding RHOMBOID-like protein 9, chloroplastic isoform X1 — protein MCNFQVRGKNLHLWKYTHQLQTLSSPLSTLVFPGVHVSLSICKQRYRRTPSSYLFARISSFSFSEIAVVELFVEVIYMATVASNHKLFYTENNLLIAKGKREHASYDAITSPIKRTRRKSETVSKLDEIAIESSVLPRKHKLSHCSSTNWSPQKGKFCSVIKALSSTEKHLKSLDSYLGKVHNDAKQPSFENLNQKTESIGKSDQLKADNGLKSLEDYLGKVKGDAESENYVNKGFTALVSTSIKTDQESERERSYMELKTQYAGGKKKYADEAPDFYLIGVLASINIAVFLFEIATPVKNSDFGLFSLPMVYGAKINNLILTGEWWRLVTPMFLHSGIFHIALGSWVLFSFGHEVSQKYGSFTFLLIYVLGGISGNLISFLHTSEPTVGGTGPVFAVIGAWLIYQVQNKDVIATDASQKMFQNAIIATALSFVLSNFGPIDDWAHFAAACTGIAYGFLTCPSLQVKDIPPEVGRQERITLVRRYADPCKSLICFSLFLLLLSSSLFIFEPPLYLIE, from the exons ATGTGCAACTTCCAAGTGCGTGGGAAGAACTTACATTTATGGAAATACACCCACCAGCTGCAGACTCTGTCCTCGCCTTTGTCGACTCTCGTATTCCCAGGGGTTCACGTTTCGCTTTCAATCTGTAAACAGAGGTATAGACGGACGCCGAGCTCTTATCTATTTGCAAGAATATCTTCGTTTTCATTTTCTGAGATTGCTGTTGTGGAGCTTTTTGTAGAAGTG ATTTACATGGCGACAGTTGCAAGCAACCATAAATTGTTCTACACAGAGAATAACCTTTTAATTGCAAAAG GCAAAAGAGAGCATGCATCATATGATGCTATCACCTCACCAATTAAAAGAACCAGGAGGAAAAGTGAAACTGTATCCAAATTGGACGAGATCGCGATTGAATCATCTGTGCTTCCTAGGAAGCACAAACTTTCACATTGTTCCTCCACTAACTGGAGTCCACAAAAGGGAAAATTTTGCTCGGTTATAAAAGCATTGAGTTCTACTGAGAAGCATCTGAAGTCTTTAGATTCTTATCTTGGAAAGGTGCATAATGATGCTAAGCAGCcctcttttgaaaatttgaaccaGAAGACAGAATCGATTGGTAAAAGTGATCAACTCAAAGCCGACAATGGTCTCAAATCTCTAGAGGATTATCTTGGCAAAGTTAAAGGcg ATGCAGAGTCTGAAAACTATGTTAACAAAGGTTTTACGGCATTGGTAAGTACTTCTATCAAGACCGACCAAGAAAGTGAAAGAGAGAGATCATATATGGAGTTAAAAACTCAGTATGCTGGCGGCAAAAAGAAATACGCAGATGAAGCCCCTGATTTCTacttaat AGGCGTATTGGCTTCAATAAACATAGCAGTTTTTCTGTTTGAGATTGCCACTCCAGTAAAAAACTCTGATTTCGGGCTCTTTTCgctccccatggtttatggagcaaaaataaataacttgaTTCTAACTGGAGAGTGGTGGAGGCTAGTCACACCAATGTTTCTG CATTCAGGAATCTTTCATATAGCACTTGGGAGCTGGGTCCTCTTTAGTTTTGGGCATGAAGTGTCTCAAAAGTACGGTTCGTTCACTTTCCTACTGATATATGTTCTTGGAGGAATTTCGGGAAACCTGATTAGCTTTTTGCACACATCAGAGCCAACTGTTGGTGGAACG GGTCCCGTCTTTGCCGTTATTGGAGCTTGGCTTATTTACCAAGTTCAAAACAAAGATGTCATAGCAACGGATGCTTCTCAGAAGATGTTTCAGAATGCAATTATCGCCACAGCTCTGAGCTTTGTTCttagcaattttggtccaattGATGACTG GGCACACTTTGCGGCAGCCTGTACTGGTATAGCATATGGATTTCTCACATGCCCATCTCTACAAGTGAAGGACATACCTCCAGAAGTAGGTCGACAGGAAAGGATCACACTCGTCAGACGATATGCAGATCCTTGCAAGTCACTAATATGCTTCTCCCTCTTCCTCCTGCTGTTGAGCTCTTCCCTTTTCATTTTCGAACCTCCGCTCTATCTGATAGAGTAG
- the LOC105178350 gene encoding RHOMBOID-like protein 9, chloroplastic isoform X2: MATVASNHKLFYTENNLLIAKGKREHASYDAITSPIKRTRRKSETVSKLDEIAIESSVLPRKHKLSHCSSTNWSPQKGKFCSVIKALSSTEKHLKSLDSYLGKVHNDAKQPSFENLNQKTESIGKSDQLKADNGLKSLEDYLGKVKGDAESENYVNKGFTALVSTSIKTDQESERERSYMELKTQYAGGKKKYADEAPDFYLIGVLASINIAVFLFEIATPVKNSDFGLFSLPMVYGAKINNLILTGEWWRLVTPMFLHSGIFHIALGSWVLFSFGHEVSQKYGSFTFLLIYVLGGISGNLISFLHTSEPTVGGTGPVFAVIGAWLIYQVQNKDVIATDASQKMFQNAIIATALSFVLSNFGPIDDWAHFAAACTGIAYGFLTCPSLQVKDIPPEVGRQERITLVRRYADPCKSLICFSLFLLLLSSSLFIFEPPLYLIE, encoded by the exons ATGGCGACAGTTGCAAGCAACCATAAATTGTTCTACACAGAGAATAACCTTTTAATTGCAAAAG GCAAAAGAGAGCATGCATCATATGATGCTATCACCTCACCAATTAAAAGAACCAGGAGGAAAAGTGAAACTGTATCCAAATTGGACGAGATCGCGATTGAATCATCTGTGCTTCCTAGGAAGCACAAACTTTCACATTGTTCCTCCACTAACTGGAGTCCACAAAAGGGAAAATTTTGCTCGGTTATAAAAGCATTGAGTTCTACTGAGAAGCATCTGAAGTCTTTAGATTCTTATCTTGGAAAGGTGCATAATGATGCTAAGCAGCcctcttttgaaaatttgaaccaGAAGACAGAATCGATTGGTAAAAGTGATCAACTCAAAGCCGACAATGGTCTCAAATCTCTAGAGGATTATCTTGGCAAAGTTAAAGGcg ATGCAGAGTCTGAAAACTATGTTAACAAAGGTTTTACGGCATTGGTAAGTACTTCTATCAAGACCGACCAAGAAAGTGAAAGAGAGAGATCATATATGGAGTTAAAAACTCAGTATGCTGGCGGCAAAAAGAAATACGCAGATGAAGCCCCTGATTTCTacttaat AGGCGTATTGGCTTCAATAAACATAGCAGTTTTTCTGTTTGAGATTGCCACTCCAGTAAAAAACTCTGATTTCGGGCTCTTTTCgctccccatggtttatggagcaaaaataaataacttgaTTCTAACTGGAGAGTGGTGGAGGCTAGTCACACCAATGTTTCTG CATTCAGGAATCTTTCATATAGCACTTGGGAGCTGGGTCCTCTTTAGTTTTGGGCATGAAGTGTCTCAAAAGTACGGTTCGTTCACTTTCCTACTGATATATGTTCTTGGAGGAATTTCGGGAAACCTGATTAGCTTTTTGCACACATCAGAGCCAACTGTTGGTGGAACG GGTCCCGTCTTTGCCGTTATTGGAGCTTGGCTTATTTACCAAGTTCAAAACAAAGATGTCATAGCAACGGATGCTTCTCAGAAGATGTTTCAGAATGCAATTATCGCCACAGCTCTGAGCTTTGTTCttagcaattttggtccaattGATGACTG GGCACACTTTGCGGCAGCCTGTACTGGTATAGCATATGGATTTCTCACATGCCCATCTCTACAAGTGAAGGACATACCTCCAGAAGTAGGTCGACAGGAAAGGATCACACTCGTCAGACGATATGCAGATCCTTGCAAGTCACTAATATGCTTCTCCCTCTTCCTCCTGCTGTTGAGCTCTTCCCTTTTCATTTTCGAACCTCCGCTCTATCTGATAGAGTAG